The genomic region TTCAAGTTCTTAATCTGATCTGCCAGCTTCAATATCTCCTCTGGATCAATGTATACATATTCCTCGGCGTCTTCGTAGGATTCAATAATGAATGTTGCATATATTTTCTTCTTATGATCTATGGCTAGTTTTATTTTTTCTCCTCTTACCTCGTAGACAACCATATATAAACACCCTGGATTAGTCGAGAGGTGAATAACCAGTTTTAAGCATTTTCGTATATATATTATGTGTTTCCTTCATCTTGAATAATTCAACAACTATGCATCCATCTTCTCGTTTCTCAACAACTCTGAATATGAAGTCCATTCCTATAGATTCTGCGTACTCTATATATTTTGAGAGATCATCTTCTGAGGGAAACACTAATGTATATTTTGATGCAATAATTTCTCCATTAGCTCTCTTCTTCAAAGAATTAATTGCAGGTTCTAGAATTGCTCTTCCCAGTTTTAACGCTATTCTATCTAGCTCAGTATTATTCCAGTCATATTCATATCCTTGCGCTATTAGCCTTACTATTCTAGAAAATAGATATCCTCTTCCTTCATCAAATGGGTACCTCATCCCTTCCCAGATATCTCTGATATTAATATATATGGTAGTATATTTTAGAGGTGGAACACGTTGATAGGGGTCTTTCAATACTACTCCTTCTCTTCTTTCCTTCTCTAGCCTGTTAATAATTGTTTTTAACCTATCAATATCCCTTTTATTAATAATATCTAGTATTCTAACCGTTTTCAAACTATACTTCTCGGCGATTTCATCCCTAATTCTCAGTGGCTGTAATTTATCTTTTTTCATAGTATCAAATATGAAGTAATCGAATCCTCTAGCTTCGGGATAATCATATATTACATAGGGATTTTCTGTTCCAACTACTTCACCCACTAAAATTGTGTCTGGGTATTCTTGATATGCTAACTTAATGTTTTTAGAGTATAGTTTTCTTATTCTAGCTGTTGTATATGGACAAATATATCCCCCACGTGTGATCGCATATATGTTGTTCATGTAATAAACTACTCTGACATTATAGCCGTTCATTTTCTCCTCTACAACGACATTATCTATCATGTGTTTAGATACTCCTTCAATAAATGCTAGTCTTTGAATACTAGGGTATCCGTGAACTATTAATGGCTCTTCTCCAAGTAGGATTGTTGTTCCTTCACGGTATCCTAGAAGATCCCTTCTGAAGACAACATAGTTTAGTTCGCCATACTTCATTAATCTAATGGATCTACCTATATGTTTTGAGAGTTTCTCGTATTCAATACCGAGAGCATCACTTAATTTATTTACAAGCTCATTTTCGTCCACAGCAAACCCTCCATAAACCCATACATTATTTTCTAGCAAGGATATTAATAATATGTTCAGTAATGAGAATAAAATATGTAAAACATGTATCATGGGTGGATATTATGGAAGACTACATTATTGGCGGAATATATGTTATAGAGCCTACTAGCCCTAAGCTAGCGTCTTTGTTCAAAGCCAAAAAAATATTTGTAACAGAAAAGACTCCTTACCAAGAAATAATGCTTGCAGAAATAGAAGATTTTGGAAGAGCATTAATCATAGATAATCTTATTCAGAGTACTGAGAGAGACGAATATATTTATCACGAATCATTAGTGCACCCAGCTATGGTTCTACATCCAAATCCCAGAAAAGTATTAATCATAGGAGGAGGAGAGGGGGCAACTCTTAGAGAAGTACTTAAACATAAAACTGTTGAGGAAGCTGTAATGGTGGATATTGATGAGAAAGTTGTTGAGTTCTCGAAAAAATATCTCGAATATATGCATCAGGGAAGCTTCTACGATAAGAGAGCAAAAGTAATCATAATGGATGGGCAAAAATATGTTAGAGAATCTCCGGATAACTACTACGACGTAGTAATTCTTGATCTAACAGATCCATACGCAGGAGAAGCAGCTAAACCATTGTATTCCGAAAAGTTTTACCGAGAAATACATAGAATACTTAGAGAGGATGGAGTAGTAGTTACTCAAGCGGGTAATAGTTTCTATTATAGAGAAGCATATGATTATGTATATAATAATTTGTCCAAGGTATTTCCTCAAGTAGTGGAGTACTGGGTGTGGATTCCAAGCTTCACATATACATGCAACTTTATTTTAGGATCAAAAATATATGACCCAAGAAAAATGAGTGAAGAAGAAGTAGACAAAATACTTTCGGATAGAGGAGTGAAAACAAAGTTCTTAAACGGTAAAAGATTCATTGGCTTATTGAAGCTAGGCATTATTAAGGGATAGATTTAGAAGTGATGTATTCAAATGAAGAAGATTATCGAATTAGTCGGGGTCAAAAAACTATATAGAGTAGGAGAAGTAGTCACGTGGGGTCTGAGAGGAGTAA from Staphylothermus marinus F1 harbors:
- the speE gene encoding polyamine aminopropyltransferase, producing MEDYIIGGIYVIEPTSPKLASLFKAKKIFVTEKTPYQEIMLAEIEDFGRALIIDNLIQSTERDEYIYHESLVHPAMVLHPNPRKVLIIGGGEGATLREVLKHKTVEEAVMVDIDEKVVEFSKKYLEYMHQGSFYDKRAKVIIMDGQKYVRESPDNYYDVVILDLTDPYAGEAAKPLYSEKFYREIHRILREDGVVVTQAGNSFYYREAYDYVYNNLSKVFPQVVEYWVWIPSFTYTCNFILGSKIYDPRKMSEEEVDKILSDRGVKTKFLNGKRFIGLLKLGIIKG
- a CDS encoding RNA ligase, with the protein product MDENELVNKLSDALGIEYEKLSKHIGRSIRLMKYGELNYVVFRRDLLGYREGTTILLGEEPLIVHGYPSIQRLAFIEGVSKHMIDNVVVEEKMNGYNVRVVYYMNNIYAITRGGYICPYTTARIRKLYSKNIKLAYQEYPDTILVGEVVGTENPYVIYDYPEARGFDYFIFDTMKKDKLQPLRIRDEIAEKYSLKTVRILDIINKRDIDRLKTIINRLEKERREGVVLKDPYQRVPPLKYTTIYINIRDIWEGMRYPFDEGRGYLFSRIVRLIAQGYEYDWNNTELDRIALKLGRAILEPAINSLKKRANGEIIASKYTLVFPSEDDLSKYIEYAESIGMDFIFRVVEKREDGCIVVELFKMKETHNIYTKMLKTGYSPLD